From one Longimicrobiales bacterium genomic stretch:
- a CDS encoding Na+/H+ antiporter subunit G, with amino-acid sequence MTEIIVSFFLVAGAGFALIGSIGLVRLPDFFSRLHGPTKSTTLGVGGMLIASAVHFSTGPGTSLHEVLVTMFLFMTAPVSAHLMCKAAVHLRVESVSEGYEVEGAPVDD; translated from the coding sequence ATGACCGAGATCATCGTCTCGTTCTTCCTCGTGGCCGGCGCCGGCTTCGCCCTCATCGGCTCCATCGGTCTCGTCAGGCTGCCGGACTTCTTCAGCCGGCTGCACGGCCCGACCAAGTCCACCACGCTCGGGGTGGGCGGCATGCTCATCGCCTCGGCTGTCCACTTCAGCACGGGGCCGGGGACGAGTCTGCACGAAGTGCTCGTCACGATGTTCCTGTTCATGACTGCACCGGTGAGTGCCCACCTGATGTGCAAGGCGGCCGTCCACCTGCGCGTTGAGAGCGTGTCGGAAGGCTACGAGGTGGAGGGTGCACCCGTCGACGACTGA
- a CDS encoding K+/H+ antiporter subunit F, whose amino-acid sequence MIDTAARIALVLMAAALLLNLWRLLRGPSAVDRVAALDTMYVNTLALLVLLGVWRGSPLYFEAGLVIAMLGFVGTVALCRYLLRGRIVE is encoded by the coding sequence ATGATCGATACCGCTGCGCGCATTGCGCTCGTGCTGATGGCGGCAGCGCTGCTGCTCAACCTGTGGCGACTGCTGCGTGGACCAAGCGCAGTCGACCGCGTCGCCGCCCTGGACACGATGTACGTCAACACGCTGGCTCTGCTCGTCCTGCTCGGCGTCTGGCGCGGCAGTCCGCTCTACTTCGAGGCCGGTCTCGTCATCGCAATGCTCGGGTTCGTCGGCACCGTCGCCTTGTGCCGCTACCTGCTGCGCGGCCGTATCGTGGAGTGA
- a CDS encoding Na+/H+ antiporter subunit E translates to MSRVVPQPVITATLLLTWLLLHNAISVGLLLSGALLAVGLPLVTHRFWPEYPRTIRIAPLLRLIGVVIYDIVVANMRMVVLILGPARRLRPQFVVVPVTLQEPFAITLLASIISLTPGTVSANLSGDRRSLLVHDLDVEDKETAVQRIRERYEKPLMEIFE, encoded by the coding sequence TACGTGGCTGCTGCTCCACAACGCGATCTCGGTGGGTCTGCTGCTGAGCGGAGCTCTGCTCGCGGTCGGACTGCCGCTCGTCACGCACCGCTTCTGGCCGGAATATCCGCGTACGATCCGGATCGCACCGCTGCTGCGGCTGATCGGAGTGGTGATCTACGACATTGTCGTCGCGAACATGCGCATGGTGGTTCTGATCCTCGGCCCCGCACGCCGGCTTCGGCCACAGTTCGTCGTGGTGCCGGTCACCCTGCAGGAGCCGTTCGCCATCACGCTGCTCGCCAGCATCATCTCGCTCACGCCGGGGACGGTCTCGGCAAACCTGAGCGGCGACCGGCGCAGCCTGCTCGTACACGACCTCGATGTCGAGGACAAGGAAACGGCGGTGCAGCGGATCAGGGAACGCTACGAGAAGCCGCTCATGGAGATCTTCGAATGA